The following proteins come from a genomic window of Kitasatospora sp. NBC_01246:
- a CDS encoding DUF7824 domain-containing protein, which yields MSGVEELLRAVREGRTPQVPALVAALGPAERRACLPALKELRKELRGEWSTAATARAGAVLVAGAGCHAGPAGAAAWIGGRDFAGRSCARHPALGTVVEAQPVEWQIEVVNRLAARRGSGWSWDLYPLIERTVRRTGCPVPATEAFTGEWLDRVGAGDGRRDRSRTLLEHLREDAFTPLLAPRVFELADVGWRFEHRRTERPGDSWPAALTALAAEGRVDRAELIDRCLARLVRGGKPGDQRAFLGVLAALAPSPDEYAKQVRSLVAMLDTLSVIAGHAQQVLSELDAAGLVEPEVLAEASAVVLFRTEKKLVRAQLGWLDKAAKRSPERAGPVVLAAAEAFGHPDSALQERALAVVARHLRAAGEAVLPDLRLAAEGLNPAHHARAGELLGAPVGGDDPDTGWSELLPPAPVPRPLGEPIATAAEVAEELSVLLAAAQPEVADFERTLDGLVRHAHLDRAALAEALAPVLRVHPWTGFGRWHDCGPEDVLYVAAVIAGAADPRLRGAVFRDKNSVPLRGGHNTVYGNVFAVRLTEAAERVMADRPPLLLATPTDTTGALSARALVDRLGRYQEAGVEPGEADLHAALLRLTVTADEAVLAAADRLTSPAGRWTARWLREGGLPGQPSERVRFAPPARDAGARSFFWERRREHQWEGVKRICVAQPGVGAGPRGPAGERLGAEFRALLAATEPSVVRASAQDEWLWRPTAHWAAVLPHHREELAARWLDGFADGADREQRGAAGLLPVLAEAGGPAGLALHLALAYGLGARFPEDRTAAVDALLVLAARGCLDGGLLGRELGELVTEGTVKPNRLAQALTAAADTGAYGTVWSVLAPALPAVLAGAAGRGTGELVALAADCARRSSARGPIPEVTEAAARPGTARLVKEARALRDILAG from the coding sequence GTGAGCGGCGTCGAGGAGTTGCTGCGGGCGGTTCGCGAAGGGCGGACCCCGCAGGTGCCGGCGCTGGTCGCGGCGCTCGGCCCGGCCGAGCGGCGGGCCTGTCTGCCGGCCCTCAAGGAGCTGCGCAAGGAGCTCCGCGGCGAGTGGTCGACCGCGGCGACCGCGCGGGCCGGGGCGGTGCTGGTGGCCGGCGCAGGCTGCCACGCCGGGCCGGCCGGCGCCGCCGCCTGGATCGGCGGGCGGGACTTCGCCGGCCGCTCCTGCGCCCGCCACCCGGCGCTCGGCACGGTCGTCGAGGCCCAGCCGGTCGAGTGGCAGATCGAGGTGGTCAACCGGCTGGCGGCCCGCCGCGGCTCGGGCTGGAGCTGGGACCTCTACCCGCTGATCGAGCGGACCGTCCGGCGGACCGGCTGCCCGGTGCCGGCCACCGAGGCCTTCACCGGCGAGTGGCTCGACCGGGTCGGGGCCGGCGACGGCCGCCGGGACCGCAGCCGGACGCTGCTGGAGCACCTCCGCGAGGACGCCTTCACCCCGCTGCTGGCGCCCCGCGTGTTCGAGCTCGCCGACGTCGGCTGGCGGTTCGAGCACCGGCGCACCGAGCGGCCCGGGGACTCCTGGCCCGCCGCCCTCACCGCGCTGGCGGCCGAGGGCCGGGTGGACCGCGCCGAGCTGATCGACCGCTGCCTGGCCCGGCTGGTGCGCGGCGGCAAGCCGGGTGACCAGCGGGCCTTCCTGGGCGTCCTGGCGGCGCTCGCGCCGAGCCCGGACGAGTACGCGAAGCAGGTCCGGAGTCTGGTCGCCATGCTGGACACGCTCTCGGTGATCGCCGGCCACGCCCAGCAGGTGCTGTCCGAGCTGGACGCCGCCGGGCTGGTCGAGCCCGAGGTGCTGGCGGAGGCCTCGGCGGTGGTGCTGTTCCGGACCGAGAAGAAGCTGGTGCGCGCCCAACTGGGCTGGCTGGACAAGGCCGCGAAGCGCTCGCCCGAGCGCGCCGGCCCGGTGGTGCTGGCGGCCGCCGAGGCCTTCGGCCACCCCGACTCCGCCCTCCAGGAGCGGGCCCTCGCCGTGGTCGCCCGCCACCTCCGGGCGGCGGGCGAGGCGGTGCTGCCCGACCTGCGCCTCGCCGCCGAGGGGCTGAACCCGGCCCACCACGCCCGCGCGGGCGAGCTGTTGGGCGCGCCGGTCGGCGGCGACGACCCGGACACCGGCTGGAGCGAGCTGCTCCCGCCCGCTCCGGTGCCGAGGCCGCTGGGCGAGCCGATCGCGACGGCCGCCGAGGTCGCCGAGGAGCTGTCCGTGCTGCTGGCCGCCGCGCAGCCCGAGGTCGCGGACTTCGAGCGCACCCTGGACGGCCTCGTCCGGCACGCGCACCTGGACCGCGCGGCGCTCGCCGAGGCGCTGGCGCCGGTGCTGAGGGTGCACCCGTGGACCGGGTTCGGCCGCTGGCACGACTGCGGGCCGGAGGACGTGCTGTACGTCGCGGCCGTGATCGCCGGTGCGGCCGACCCGCGCCTGCGCGGCGCCGTCTTCCGGGACAAGAACTCGGTGCCGCTGCGCGGCGGGCACAACACGGTGTACGGCAACGTGTTCGCCGTCCGGCTGACCGAGGCGGCGGAGCGGGTCATGGCCGACCGGCCGCCGCTGCTGCTCGCCACCCCGACCGACACCACCGGCGCGCTGTCGGCGCGGGCCCTGGTCGACCGGCTGGGCCGCTACCAGGAGGCCGGGGTCGAGCCGGGGGAGGCCGATCTGCACGCGGCGCTGCTGCGGCTCACCGTGACCGCGGACGAGGCCGTGCTGGCCGCCGCCGACCGGCTGACCTCGCCGGCCGGGCGCTGGACGGCCCGCTGGCTGCGCGAGGGCGGTCTGCCGGGCCAGCCCTCCGAACGGGTGCGGTTCGCGCCGCCCGCCCGGGACGCCGGCGCCCGGTCGTTCTTCTGGGAGCGCCGGCGGGAGCACCAGTGGGAGGGCGTCAAGCGGATCTGCGTCGCCCAGCCCGGCGTCGGGGCGGGCCCGCGGGGGCCGGCCGGCGAGCGGCTGGGCGCCGAGTTCCGGGCGCTGCTGGCGGCCACCGAGCCCAGCGTGGTGCGGGCGTCGGCCCAGGACGAGTGGCTCTGGCGGCCGACCGCGCACTGGGCCGCCGTCCTGCCGCACCACCGGGAGGAGCTGGCCGCCCGCTGGCTCGACGGGTTCGCCGACGGCGCCGACCGGGAGCAGCGCGGCGCCGCCGGGCTGCTGCCCGTCCTCGCCGAGGCCGGCGGACCGGCCGGTCTCGCGCTCCACCTGGCGCTGGCGTACGGGCTGGGCGCCCGCTTCCCCGAGGACCGCACGGCCGCGGTGGACGCCCTGCTCGTCCTCGCCGCCCGCGGGTGCCTCGACGGCGGGCTGCTCGGCCGTGAGCTGGGGGAGCTGGTCACCGAGGGCACGGTGAAGCCCAACCGGCTGGCCCAGGCGCTGACCGCGGCCGCCGACACCGGCGCGTACGGCACGGTCTGGTCGGTCCTGGCGCCCGCGCTGCCGGCCGTGCTGGCGGGCGCCGCGGGCCGGGGCACCGGTGAGCTGGTCGCGCTGGCCGCCGACTGCGCCCGGCGCAGCTCGGCCCGGGGCCCGATCCCCGAGGTGACGGAGGCGGCGGCCCGGCCCGGTACCGCCCGACTGGTGAAGGAGGCCCGCGCCCTGCGCGACATCCTGGCGGGGTGA
- a CDS encoding DUF389 domain-containing protein: MLHLRLIVPHDLRKAVLDSLDGFVGVTHVVVLPDAAVRPAGDVVLCDVARESADEVLGALRETGLSERGAISAEEVALTLSAAADEAERLAPGEGADALVWEAVSEITHEESTLTAVYLAFLTVATMLAACGAVLDSAILVVGAMAVGPEFGPLAGFCVALVQRRARPALRSLNALVAGFAVAMALTVLFSLLMDALGLFSQAAFDGARPNTSFIWQPDATSFVVALLAGVAGLLSLTSAKAGMLVGVAISVTTVPAAANAAVALGYGDLNQFWGSSWQLLVNMLGIVVAGVLTLLVQQGAWRVIRRRAKQAAAS, from the coding sequence GTGCTGCACCTGCGCCTGATCGTCCCCCACGACCTGCGGAAAGCCGTCCTCGACAGCCTGGACGGCTTCGTCGGCGTGACCCACGTGGTGGTCCTGCCGGACGCCGCCGTCCGGCCCGCCGGGGACGTGGTGCTCTGCGACGTGGCGCGCGAGTCGGCGGACGAGGTGCTCGGGGCGCTGCGGGAGACCGGGCTCTCCGAGCGCGGGGCGATCAGCGCCGAGGAGGTCGCGCTGACCCTCTCGGCCGCCGCTGACGAGGCCGAGCGGCTCGCGCCGGGAGAGGGGGCGGACGCGCTGGTCTGGGAGGCGGTCTCCGAGATCACCCACGAGGAGTCCACCCTCACCGCCGTCTACCTGGCCTTCCTCACCGTCGCGACCATGCTGGCCGCGTGCGGGGCCGTGCTGGACAGCGCGATCCTGGTGGTCGGCGCGATGGCCGTCGGGCCGGAGTTCGGGCCGCTGGCCGGGTTCTGCGTCGCGCTGGTCCAGCGGCGGGCCCGGCCCGCCCTGCGGTCGCTGAACGCGCTGGTGGCCGGCTTCGCGGTCGCGATGGCGCTGACCGTCCTGTTCTCCCTGCTGATGGACGCCCTCGGGCTGTTCAGCCAGGCGGCTTTCGACGGTGCGCGGCCGAACACCTCGTTCATCTGGCAGCCGGACGCGACCTCCTTCGTGGTCGCCCTGCTCGCGGGGGTCGCCGGTCTGCTCTCGCTGACCTCGGCGAAGGCCGGGATGCTGGTCGGCGTGGCGATCTCGGTGACCACCGTACCGGCGGCCGCCAACGCGGCGGTCGCGCTCGGCTACGGCGACCTGAACCAGTTCTGGGGCTCCAGCTGGCAGCTGCTGGTGAACATGCTGGGCATCGTGGTGGCGGGGGTGCTGACGCTGCTGGTGCAGCAGGGTGCCTGGCGGGTGATCCGCCGCCGGGCGAAGCAGGCGGCGGCGAGCTGA
- a CDS encoding MBL fold metallo-hydrolase — MAGLPRAAWQRVRTDAFGADPRGERLARIHRSPQFADGAFRNPLPTRRLVYERSPLEMTRAQLTADKTRRVPTAAVPLHRLLPVDLARPPASGLRLSWLGHATVLAEIGGRRVLFDPVWGERCSPFGWTGPKRLHPVPLPLAELGPVDVVVVSHDHYDHLEMAAVRALSATGAVFAVPLGVGAHLEHWGVPADRIVELDWWESAEVAGLTLTATPARHYCSRGPRTSALFLWASWVVSGGGHRLFHSGDTGYFPGFAEIGRRFGPFDATMMQVGAYSDFWPEVHMTPEEGVRAHLDLGGELLLPIHWCTFNLAPHPWEEPAERVVAAAQALGARLAVPRPGKPFEPADPPAPRLWWRAVAALPRDDRELLVPDGLAGAAGHPPVRPQGAAEDDGVPV; from the coding sequence CTGGCCGGACTCCCCCGCGCGGCCTGGCAGCGGGTCCGGACGGACGCCTTCGGGGCCGACCCGCGGGGCGAGCGGCTGGCCCGGATCCACCGCTCCCCGCAGTTCGCGGACGGCGCGTTCCGCAACCCGCTGCCGACCCGCCGACTGGTGTACGAGCGCAGCCCGCTGGAGATGACCCGCGCCCAGCTCACCGCTGACAAGACCCGCCGGGTGCCGACCGCCGCCGTGCCGCTGCACCGGCTGCTCCCGGTCGACCTGGCCCGGCCCCCCGCGTCCGGACTGCGGCTCAGCTGGCTCGGCCACGCCACCGTGCTGGCCGAGATCGGCGGCCGCCGGGTGCTCTTCGACCCGGTCTGGGGCGAGCGCTGCTCACCGTTCGGCTGGACCGGTCCCAAGCGGCTGCACCCCGTCCCGCTGCCGCTCGCCGAACTCGGCCCGGTGGACGTCGTGGTGGTCTCCCACGACCACTACGACCACCTGGAGATGGCCGCCGTCCGCGCGCTGTCCGCCACCGGCGCGGTCTTCGCCGTCCCGCTCGGGGTCGGCGCGCACCTGGAGCACTGGGGCGTGCCGGCCGACCGGATCGTCGAGCTGGACTGGTGGGAGTCGGCCGAGGTGGCGGGCCTGACGCTGACCGCCACCCCGGCCCGGCACTACTGCAGCCGCGGCCCGCGCACCAGCGCGCTGTTCCTCTGGGCGTCCTGGGTGGTGTCCGGCGGCGGGCACCGACTCTTCCACAGCGGCGACACCGGCTACTTCCCCGGGTTCGCCGAGATCGGCCGCCGGTTCGGGCCCTTCGACGCGACGATGATGCAGGTCGGCGCGTACAGCGACTTCTGGCCCGAGGTGCACATGACGCCCGAGGAGGGCGTCCGGGCCCATCTCGACCTCGGCGGCGAGCTGCTGCTGCCGATCCACTGGTGCACCTTCAACCTGGCGCCGCACCCCTGGGAGGAGCCCGCCGAACGGGTGGTCGCCGCCGCCCAGGCGCTCGGTGCCCGGCTGGCGGTGCCGCGCCCCGGCAAACCCTTCGAGCCGGCGGACCCGCCCGCCCCGCGGCTCTGGTGGCGGGCGGTCGCGGCGCTGCCCCGCGACGACCGCGAACTGCTCGTCCCGGACGGCCTGGCCGGGGCGGCGGGCCACCCCCCGGTCCGCCCCCAGGGCGCCGCGGAGGACGACGGCGTACCCGTCTGA
- a CDS encoding MaoC family dehydratase yields the protein MTTFASLADLTAAVGTELGTSRWHTVEQERIDLFAQATGDHQWIHVDPERAKESRFGSTIAHGYLTLSMIPVLAKECYSVEGVRMALNYGSEKVRFPAPVPVGTALRATAELVSATEVPGGVQAVVRFTITSAESEKPHCVAETITRFYA from the coding sequence GTGACGACCTTCGCCTCCCTCGCCGACCTGACCGCCGCCGTCGGCACCGAACTCGGCACCAGCCGGTGGCACACCGTCGAGCAGGAGCGGATCGACCTGTTCGCCCAGGCCACCGGCGACCACCAGTGGATCCACGTCGACCCGGAGCGGGCGAAGGAGAGCCGGTTCGGCTCGACCATCGCGCACGGGTACCTCACGCTCTCGATGATCCCGGTGCTGGCCAAGGAGTGCTACAGCGTGGAGGGCGTCCGGATGGCGCTGAACTACGGCTCCGAGAAGGTGCGCTTCCCGGCTCCGGTGCCGGTCGGCACCGCGCTGCGGGCCACCGCCGAGCTGGTCTCCGCGACCGAGGTGCCCGGCGGCGTCCAGGCGGTCGTCCGGTTCACCATCACCAGCGCGGAGAGCGAGAAGCCGCACTGCGTCGCCGAGACGATCACCCGCTTCTACGCCTGA
- a CDS encoding pyridoxamine 5'-phosphate oxidase family protein, which produces MDRDDRVETLCEAECLRLLSTVPVGRVVYTEHALPAVLPVSFDVTPDGRLLLAVRRSSTTARGLDGTVVAFQADRLDAVTRTGWSVLVHGRADVVRDPELVRRALRSGLRPWVGDPDPMFVALVPELVGGRRLLPAGRTVQRS; this is translated from the coding sequence ATGGACCGTGACGACCGGGTGGAGACCCTGTGCGAGGCCGAGTGCCTTCGGCTGCTCAGCACCGTGCCCGTCGGACGCGTGGTGTACACCGAGCACGCGCTGCCGGCCGTGCTGCCGGTCTCCTTCGACGTCACGCCGGACGGGCGGCTGCTGCTGGCGGTGCGCCGGAGCAGCACCACCGCGCGCGGGCTGGACGGCACCGTCGTCGCCTTCCAGGCCGACCGGCTGGACGCGGTCACCCGGACCGGCTGGAGCGTCCTGGTGCACGGCCGGGCGGACGTGGTGCGCGACCCGGAGCTGGTCCGCCGGGCACTGCGCAGCGGGCTGCGCCCCTGGGTCGGCGATCCCGACCCGATGTTCGTCGCGCTGGTGCCCGAGCTCGTGGGCGGCCGCCGACTGCTGCCCGCCGGCCGCACGGTGCAGCGGTCCTAG